A stretch of the Serratia marcescens genome encodes the following:
- a CDS encoding PQQ-dependent sugar dehydrogenase translates to MPRLTLLAALLLCSGLLHAAPTVSQLQDGLEHPWSLAFLPAEQGLLITERPGRLRLWQQGKGLSPPIVGVPQVYAEGQGGLLEVLPAPDFAASRRVYLSFAEPGDGGKAGTAVGYGRLSDDGARLENFKVIFRQLPKLSVGNHFGGKLAFDRQGYLFIALGENNQRPTAQETDKLQGKLVRLTAEGAAPPDNPWVGQAGKRPEVWSYGHRNPQGLALNPWSGAIWEHEHGPRGGDELNIPLPGKNYGWPLATYGINYSGQPIPEAKGERVPGTEQPLHYWRVSPGLSGMAFYDGQRFPAWRHSLFIGALAQKELIRLTLEGDKVVAEERLLGDRGERIREVRSGPDGYLYLLTDERDGKLLKVGAS, encoded by the coding sequence AACTGCAGGACGGCCTGGAACACCCGTGGTCGCTGGCCTTCTTGCCGGCGGAACAAGGCCTGCTTATCACCGAACGGCCCGGCCGGCTGCGGCTATGGCAGCAGGGCAAAGGCCTGTCGCCGCCGATCGTCGGCGTGCCGCAGGTTTACGCCGAGGGGCAGGGCGGCCTGCTGGAGGTGTTGCCGGCCCCTGACTTCGCCGCCAGCCGTCGGGTGTACCTCAGCTTCGCCGAACCGGGTGACGGCGGCAAAGCCGGCACGGCGGTCGGCTACGGCCGTTTGAGCGACGACGGCGCGCGGCTGGAAAACTTCAAGGTGATCTTCCGCCAACTGCCCAAGCTGTCGGTCGGCAATCATTTCGGCGGCAAGCTGGCGTTCGACAGGCAGGGCTACCTGTTTATCGCGCTGGGCGAAAACAACCAGCGTCCGACGGCGCAGGAGACCGACAAGCTGCAGGGCAAGCTGGTGCGGCTGACCGCCGAAGGCGCGGCGCCGCCGGACAATCCCTGGGTCGGTCAGGCCGGCAAACGGCCGGAGGTTTGGTCTTATGGCCATCGCAATCCGCAAGGGCTGGCGCTGAACCCGTGGAGCGGCGCGATCTGGGAACACGAGCACGGCCCGCGAGGCGGCGATGAGCTCAACATCCCGCTGCCGGGTAAAAACTACGGCTGGCCGCTGGCCACCTACGGCATCAACTATTCCGGCCAGCCGATCCCGGAGGCCAAGGGGGAACGGGTACCCGGCACCGAACAGCCGCTGCACTATTGGCGGGTTTCGCCCGGCCTCAGCGGCATGGCGTTCTATGACGGGCAGCGCTTCCCCGCCTGGCGGCACTCGCTGTTCATCGGCGCGCTGGCGCAAAAGGAGCTGATTCGCCTGACGTTGGAGGGTGACAAAGTGGTGGCGGAAGAGCGGCTGCTGGGCGATCGCGGCGAGCGCATTCGCGAGGTGCGCAGCGGGCCGGATGGCTACCTGTATCTGCTGACGGACGAGCGGGACGGCAAGCTGCTGAAAGTCGGGGCGTCGTAA